One window of the Conexibacter sp. SYSU D00693 genome contains the following:
- a CDS encoding cellulase family glycosylhydrolase, with protein MRAWALAAGTAALLVVAGAVVPATASAANCGLLQIVCNIVQPPSSSTEAAPSPAPTGSTRATPCGGLLQPACPRPPQCRDGADNDGDGVTDLKDPGCANSEDRDESTDLAPDANGKTTSNPDVDPRQSGRLFGFSSTLSAETQRTGITAKQETALIRMAGGNAQRIALLWHQIEPRRGQIDVHALDWLDDLYADLVQHGMRPILTVVGAPVWASDDARCPLLDFSCAMRASREDSGRPPADIAAYSRFVTMLAKRFPWAAIETWNEPNIKSFWRTARWPNPDRMARMQCAAYDAIHAQGATGPVLAPGLSAVVGNGTPGLHEPYLRFVRALHKAMGRRCWDGLAVHLYPTSDVVGAGSSTARGMQVVRRVRTEVGDTTPIWITEAGASTTGGVGGDHGDTQRTETEQRRMLRAYVNEMLTTPDVGAVMLHSLRDSPTVQSSSGFAYGFGVLKDFAGPYPAPKPSYCHFANVAGTDYPGC; from the coding sequence ATGCGCGCTTGGGCGCTCGCGGCCGGGACGGCCGCACTGCTGGTGGTGGCCGGGGCCGTGGTGCCCGCGACGGCCTCCGCGGCCAACTGCGGGCTGCTGCAGATCGTCTGCAACATCGTGCAGCCGCCCTCGTCCTCGACGGAGGCGGCCCCGTCGCCTGCGCCGACCGGTTCGACCCGCGCCACGCCCTGCGGAGGCCTGCTGCAGCCGGCCTGCCCCCGGCCGCCGCAGTGCCGCGACGGCGCGGACAACGACGGCGACGGCGTCACTGACCTCAAGGACCCCGGATGCGCGAACTCCGAGGACCGCGACGAGAGCACCGACCTCGCGCCGGACGCCAACGGGAAGACGACCTCGAACCCCGACGTCGATCCCCGGCAGTCCGGGCGCCTGTTCGGCTTCAGCTCCACGCTCTCGGCCGAGACGCAGCGCACCGGCATCACGGCCAAGCAGGAGACGGCGCTCATCCGGATGGCGGGCGGCAACGCCCAGCGGATCGCGCTGCTGTGGCACCAGATCGAGCCCCGCCGCGGGCAGATCGACGTCCACGCGCTCGACTGGCTCGACGACCTGTACGCCGACCTGGTCCAGCACGGCATGCGCCCGATCCTGACGGTCGTCGGTGCGCCCGTGTGGGCGTCGGACGACGCGCGCTGCCCGCTCCTGGACTTCTCCTGCGCCATGCGCGCCAGCCGGGAGGACTCCGGCCGGCCGCCGGCGGACATCGCCGCCTACTCGCGGTTCGTGACGATGCTCGCCAAGCGCTTCCCGTGGGCGGCCATCGAGACCTGGAACGAGCCCAACATCAAGTCCTTCTGGCGCACCGCGCGGTGGCCCAACCCCGACCGCATGGCGCGGATGCAGTGCGCGGCCTACGACGCGATCCACGCCCAAGGCGCCACGGGGCCCGTGCTCGCGCCGGGGCTCAGCGCGGTGGTCGGCAACGGCACCCCAGGCCTGCACGAGCCGTACCTGCGCTTCGTGCGGGCGCTCCACAAGGCGATGGGTCGCCGGTGCTGGGACGGCCTCGCCGTGCACCTGTACCCGACCTCCGACGTCGTCGGCGCGGGGAGCAGCACGGCCCGCGGCATGCAGGTGGTGCGCCGCGTCCGGACCGAGGTTGGAGACACGACGCCGATCTGGATCACCGAAGCGGGGGCGTCGACGACGGGCGGGGTCGGAGGCGACCACGGGGACACCCAGCGCACCGAGACCGAGCAGCGCCGCATGCTCCGGGCCTACGTGAACGAGATGCTGACGACGCCGGACGTCGGGGCCGTGATGCTGCACAGCCTCCGCGACTCGCCGACCGTGCAGTCGTCGTCCGGCTTCGCGTACGGCTTCGGCGTCCTCAAGGACTTCGCCGGGCCCTACCCGGCGCCCAAGCCGTCCTACTGCCACTTCGCGAACGTCGCCGGCACGGACTACCCGGGCTGCTGA
- a CDS encoding bifunctional 2-polyprenyl-6-hydroxyphenol methylase/3-demethylubiquinol 3-O-methyltransferase UbiG — protein MTDLQAAIAANPSWYHSIELAPGVVTPGRVDLRKVADKILPADLSGVRALDVGTFDGFWAFQHERRGAQTVAIDVERLDAADWPAIHRARLMKAAEEFDVELGRGFAIAKEALSSKVQRIPCNVHDVTPERIGGPVDRAFIGALLLHLRDPVGALEAVRRTLKPGGTLQVLEPIDVKLTLRHPRAPFAGFQVLTSEFTWWYPNLAGLRGWLTTAGFVDVRDRHITRPPGHMGMGGITYAALTCTSPS, from the coding sequence ATGACCGACCTCCAGGCCGCCATCGCCGCCAACCCGTCCTGGTACCACTCGATCGAGCTCGCGCCCGGCGTGGTGACCCCCGGGCGCGTCGACCTGCGCAAGGTCGCCGACAAGATCCTGCCGGCCGACCTCAGCGGCGTCCGCGCGCTGGACGTCGGCACGTTCGACGGGTTCTGGGCCTTCCAGCACGAGCGGCGCGGCGCGCAGACGGTGGCCATCGACGTCGAGCGCCTCGACGCGGCCGACTGGCCGGCGATCCACCGCGCGCGGCTCATGAAGGCCGCCGAGGAGTTCGACGTCGAGCTGGGCCGCGGCTTCGCCATCGCCAAGGAGGCGCTGAGCTCGAAGGTGCAGCGGATCCCGTGCAACGTGCACGACGTGACGCCTGAGCGGATCGGCGGTCCGGTGGACCGCGCGTTCATCGGCGCGCTGCTGCTGCACCTGCGCGACCCGGTCGGCGCGCTCGAGGCGGTGCGCCGGACGCTCAAGCCCGGCGGGACGCTCCAGGTCCTCGAGCCGATCGACGTCAAGCTCACCCTGCGCCACCCGCGGGCGCCGTTCGCGGGCTTCCAGGTCCTCACGAGCGAGTTCACCTGGTGGTACCCCAACCTCGCGGGCCTGCGCGGCTGGCTCACCACCGCCGGGTTCGTCGACGTGCGCGACCGGCACATCACCCGGCCGCCGGGGCACATGGGCATGGGCGGCATCACGTACGCCGCCCTCACGTGCACGTCGCCCTCCTGA
- a CDS encoding glycosyltransferase family 4 protein — MHVALLNPVFWPEVRRGSERVARELADGLLARGHRVSLITTHPSLRRTVTEEDGLEVIRCSRPQRLEARLVRRVYDDHLTHPWTALRELRRDPPDVAHALHVTSGIAAARHRHATGTPAVLSYMGIPHRQALVNRRLRLELTQRAVRGASAVVALSDHAAGAFERWLGVDDVRTINPGVDLEAFAPDPAARARQPTVLCAADLAEPRKRVALLVDAFALVREQLPEARLVLSRPKRDVALPDAPGVEVRDLDERAALVRANQEAWVAALPSVGEAFGLVLAEALACGTPVVAADREALPEVAGDERTGRLFAGDDPGAVARALLEALELARDPATAVACRRRAERWGTERCADAYEALYRELLG, encoded by the coding sequence GTGCACGTCGCCCTCCTGAACCCGGTCTTCTGGCCGGAGGTCCGTCGCGGCTCCGAGCGGGTCGCGCGGGAGCTCGCCGACGGCCTGCTGGCGCGCGGCCACCGCGTCTCGCTCATCACGACGCATCCGTCGCTGCGCCGGACGGTCACCGAGGAGGACGGGCTGGAGGTCATCCGCTGCTCGCGCCCGCAGCGCCTCGAGGCGCGGCTCGTGCGCCGGGTCTACGACGACCACCTCACGCACCCGTGGACCGCGCTGCGCGAGCTGCGCCGCGACCCGCCGGACGTCGCCCACGCCCTGCACGTCACCTCGGGCATCGCCGCCGCCCGCCACCGCCACGCGACGGGGACGCCCGCCGTCCTGTCCTACATGGGCATCCCGCACCGCCAGGCCCTCGTGAACCGGCGGCTGCGCCTCGAGCTCACCCAGCGCGCGGTGCGCGGCGCGAGCGCCGTGGTCGCGCTGAGCGACCACGCGGCGGGCGCCTTCGAGCGCTGGCTGGGCGTGGATGACGTCCGGACGATCAACCCCGGCGTCGACCTCGAGGCCTTCGCGCCGGACCCGGCGGCCCGAGCGAGGCAGCCGACCGTCCTGTGCGCCGCGGACCTCGCGGAGCCGCGCAAGCGCGTCGCGCTGCTCGTCGACGCCTTCGCGCTCGTCCGCGAGCAGCTGCCCGAGGCGCGGCTCGTGCTGTCGCGCCCCAAGCGCGACGTCGCGCTGCCCGACGCGCCCGGCGTCGAGGTGCGCGACCTCGACGAGCGCGCCGCCCTGGTCCGGGCCAACCAGGAGGCGTGGGTGGCGGCGCTGCCGAGCGTGGGGGAGGCGTTCGGGCTCGTCCTCGCCGAGGCGCTGGCCTGCGGGACGCCGGTCGTGGCGGCCGACCGCGAGGCACTGCCGGAGGTCGCCGGGGATGAGCGCACGGGCCGGCTGTTCGCGGGCGACGACCCGGGTGCGGTGGCGCGCGCGCTGCTCGAGGCGCTCGAGCTCGCGCGCGACCCCGCGACCGCCGTGGCGTGCCGCCGGCGCGCGGAGCGGTGGGGCACCGAGCGCTGCGCGGACGCCTACGAGGCGCTGTACCGCGAGCTGCTGGGGTGA
- a CDS encoding methyltransferase domain-containing protein: MANPLTRNFLQDLMALEDFPDPVVEFGSMQVEDEQEGDLRSLFAGRDFVGTDFREGPGVDRVEDLRGLTFGDGEVGTAICLDTLEHCADPPMACRELARVTADGGICVISSVMLFGIHGYPNDYFRFTPEGFRTMLEQGFDDVFVTWFGHDGIPTWVFGVGVKGRKLGLSDRSQFPSLVEEQRKYDEAPGELRVGVMRHKPLELLRDVAPELVRLGRERVRKLR, encoded by the coding sequence ATGGCCAACCCGCTGACGCGCAACTTCCTGCAGGACCTCATGGCCCTGGAGGACTTCCCGGACCCCGTCGTCGAGTTCGGCTCGATGCAGGTCGAGGACGAGCAGGAGGGCGACCTGCGCTCGCTCTTCGCCGGCCGCGACTTCGTCGGCACCGACTTCCGCGAGGGCCCGGGCGTCGACCGGGTCGAGGACCTGCGGGGCCTGACCTTCGGCGACGGGGAGGTCGGCACCGCGATCTGCCTCGACACGCTCGAGCACTGCGCGGACCCGCCCATGGCCTGCCGGGAGCTGGCGCGCGTCACCGCCGACGGCGGCATCTGCGTCATCTCGAGCGTGATGCTCTTCGGCATCCACGGCTACCCCAACGACTACTTCCGCTTCACGCCCGAGGGCTTCCGGACGATGCTCGAGCAGGGCTTCGACGACGTCTTCGTCACGTGGTTCGGCCACGACGGCATCCCGACGTGGGTCTTCGGCGTGGGCGTCAAGGGGCGCAAGCTCGGGCTGAGCGACCGCTCGCAGTTCCCCTCGCTGGTCGAGGAGCAGCGCAAGTACGACGAGGCGCCGGGCGAGCTGCGCGTCGGCGTCATGCGCCACAAGCCCCTCGAGCTGCTGCGCGACGTGGCGCCCGAGCTCGTGCGCCTCGGCCGCGAGCGCGTGCGCAAGCTCCGCTAG
- a CDS encoding YebC/PmpR family DNA-binding transcriptional regulator translates to MAGHSKWAGIKHKKAIVDARRGKLFTKLARAITVAAREGGGDPDTNAALGLAVQKAKDASMPKDNIERAIAKGTGAGADADAMEAVLYEGYAPGGVALLIEAMTDNRNRTGADVRHLLSKHGGSLGEPGSVAYNFDKRGVIVVDGERYDEDDLMVAIEAGAEDIAVDEDVFEITTSPGDLMTVRKALEEADVEIQSAEVSQVPKATVPLDEDAATKVMRLIDALEDNDDVDTVHANFDVPADVMERVAAAG, encoded by the coding sequence ATGGCCGGTCATTCCAAGTGGGCGGGGATCAAGCACAAGAAGGCGATCGTCGACGCCCGTCGCGGCAAGCTCTTCACGAAGCTCGCCCGCGCGATCACCGTCGCCGCGCGCGAGGGCGGCGGCGACCCCGACACCAACGCGGCGCTCGGCCTGGCCGTCCAGAAGGCCAAGGACGCCTCGATGCCCAAGGACAACATCGAGCGCGCGATCGCCAAGGGCACGGGGGCCGGCGCGGACGCCGACGCGATGGAGGCCGTCCTCTACGAGGGCTACGCCCCGGGCGGCGTCGCGCTGCTCATCGAGGCGATGACCGACAACCGCAACCGCACCGGCGCCGACGTCCGCCACCTGCTCTCCAAGCACGGCGGCTCGCTCGGCGAGCCCGGCTCGGTCGCCTACAACTTCGACAAGCGCGGCGTCATCGTCGTCGACGGCGAGCGCTACGACGAGGACGACCTCATGGTCGCCATCGAGGCCGGCGCCGAGGACATCGCGGTCGACGAGGACGTCTTCGAGATCACCACGTCGCCCGGCGACCTCATGACGGTGCGCAAGGCGCTCGAGGAGGCCGACGTCGAGATCCAGTCGGCCGAGGTCAGCCAGGTCCCGAAGGCCACCGTCCCGCTCGACGAGGACGCGGCGACGAAGGTCATGCGGCTGATCGACGCGCTCGAGGACAACGACGACGTCGACACCGTCCACGCGAACTTCGACGTCCCGGCGGACGTCATGGAGCGCGTGGCCGCTGCGGGCTAG